The following coding sequences are from one Coffea arabica cultivar ET-39 chromosome 11e, Coffea Arabica ET-39 HiFi, whole genome shotgun sequence window:
- the LOC113719099 gene encoding nucleolar GTP-binding protein 1-like, producing MVQYNFKKITIVPTGKDFVDIILSRTQRQTPTVVHKGYAISRIRQFYMRKVKYTQQNFHEKLSTIIEEFPRLDGIHPFYGDLLHVLYNKDHYKLALGQINTARNLIGKIAKDYVKLLKYGDSLYRCKSLKVAALGRMCTVIKRIGPSLAYLEQIRQHMARLPSIDPNTRTILICGYPNVGKSSFINKITRADVDVQPYAFTTKSLFVGHTDFKYLRYQVIDTPGILDRPFEDRNIIEMCSITALAHLRAAVLFFLDISGSCGYSIAQQAALFHSIKSLFMNKPLIIVCNKTDLQPLEGISEEDMKLVMEMKAEAMKTVMGQGGEPTDDEGVLLTMSTLTEEGVIAVKNAACERLLNQRVEMKMKSKKLNDCLNRFHVAIPKPRDQKERPACIPQAVLEAKARKADQAAEKEKRKLERDLEDENGGAGVYSASLRKHHILANDEWKEDIMPEIMDGHNVYDFIDPDILQRLEELEREEGIRQEQEADDDFEMDGAELTAEEQEALAEIRKKKSFLIQQHRMKKSTAESRPIVPRKFDKERQFTSERMGRQLSSLGLDPSLAINRARSKSRGRKRERSPERGEDAMDVDNDQPSKKLRLRSRSRSRSRPPNEVAPGEGFKDSAQKVKAVKLAKKSVKKRNKDARRGEADRVIPSLKPKHLFSGKRSIGKTQRR from the coding sequence ATGGTGCAGTATAACTTTAAAAAGATCACCATTGTTCCCACGGGGAAGGACTTTGTTGATATTATCCTTTCTCGCACACAGCGCCAAACACCTACTGTTGTTCACAAGGGTTATGCCATTTCTCGCATCCGCCAGTTTTACATGCGCAAAGTGAAATATACGCAACAAAACTTTCATGAGAAGCTGTCCACTATCATAGAGGAGTTTCCTAGGCTTGATGGTATTCATCCTTTTTATGGTGATCTTCTCCATGTCCTTTATAACAAAGACCATTACAAACTTGCTCTTGGGCAGATCAATACTGCAAGGAACTTAATTGGTAAGATAGCCAAGGATTATGTGAAATTGTTGAAGTATGGTGATTCTTTGTATCGTTGCAAGTCTTTGAAGGTTGCTGCTCTTGGCCGTATGTGTACTGTGATTAAGCGTATAGGGCCTAGCTTAGCATATCTTGAACAGATAAGGCAACACATGGCTAGACTGCCCTCAATTGATCCAAATACTAGGACTATCTTGATATGTGGGTACCCAAATGTTGGCAAGAGTTCATTTATTAACAAAATTACCCGAGCAGATGTAGATGTGCAGCCCTATGCTTTTACGACAAAGTCTCTGTTTGTTGGTCACACAGACTTCAAGTATTTAAGGTATCAAGTCATTGACACCCCTGGGATCCTGGATAGGCCCTTTGAGGACCGTAATATTATTGAAATGTGCAGCATTACAGCTCTGGCTCATCTCAGGGCTGCTGTACTATTCTTTTTGGACATATCTGGGTCTTGTGGCTATAGTATTGCACAACAAGCAGCTCTTTTTCATAGCATTAAGTCGCTGTTTATGAACAAACCTTTGATCATAGTCTGCAACAAAACAGACTTGCAACCACTTGAAGGGATTTCTGAGGAAGATATGAAGTTGGTCATGGAGATGAAAGCAGAAGCAATGAAGACTGTGATGGGTCAAGGGGGTGAACCCACGGATGATGAAGGTGTGCTGTTGACGATGAGTACCCTTACTGAAGAGGGAGTAATCGCAGTTAAAAATGCAGCTTGTGAAAGGTTGTTGAACCAAAGAGtagaaatgaaaatgaagtCAAAGAAGTTGAATGACTGCTTGAATCGTTTTCACGTTGCAATTCCAAAGCCCAGGGACCAGAAAGAAAGGCCAGCATGCATACCTCAGGCTGTTTTGGAAGCTAAAGCTAGGAAAGCTGACCAAGCTGCAGAGAAAGAGAAGAGGAAGCTTGAGAGGGATCTGGAGGATGAGAATGGTGGTGCAGGTGTATACTCTGCTAGCTTAAGAAAGCACCATATCCTTGCAAATGATGAATGGAAAGAGGATATAATGCCTGAAATTATGGATGGGCACAATGTCTATGATTTCATTGATCCTGATATTTTACAGAGGCTTGAGGAATTGGAGCGTGAGGAAGGTATTCGGCAGGAACAGGAGGCTGATGATGATTTTGAGATGGATGGTGCTGAGTTGACTGCAGAAGAACAAGAAGCCCTAGCTGAGatcaggaaaaagaaaagctttCTCATTCAACAGCATAGGATGAAGAAGAGTACTGCAGAAAGCCGACCAATTGTTCCCCGGAAATTTGACAAAGAGAGACAGTTCACTTCTGAAAGAATGGGAAGACAGTTATCATCTCTTGGACTTGATCCTAGTTTGGCGATTAATAGAGCTCGTAGTAAGTCCAGAGGTCGTAAGAGGGAGAGATCACCTGAAAGAGGAGAAGATGCCATGGATGTAGACAATGATCAACCTAGCAAGAAGCTGCGCTTGAGGTCTAGATCTCGGTCAAGGTCACGTCCACCAAATGAAGTGGCCCCAGGAGAGGGTTTCAAGGACTCTGCTCAAAAGGTTAAGGCTGTGAAGCTGGCTAAGAAATCTGTAAAGAAGAGGAACAAGGATGCTCGGCGTGGAGAGGCTGACAGAGTCATTCCTTCTCTGAAACCCAAGCACTTGTTCTCTGGCAAAAGATCCATCGGAAAAACCCAGAGGCGTTAG